One window of Botrimarina mediterranea genomic DNA carries:
- the rplA gene encoding 50S ribosomal protein L1: MPKVSKRLKSANKKRPADALPLSEAVATLKSFDAAKFDQSVEVAMRLGVDHTQADQIVRGSIVLPNGIGKVQRIVVFAKGPAAKAAEAAGADHVGDDELAKRIMDGWTDFDVCIATPDMMKTISPLGRVLGPRGLMPSPRAGTVTPDPATVVNEYKAGKVEFRNDKGGNVQAIVGKLSFDNDKLAANIAAFVDKVVAMKPSAVKGIYVKSVYISATMSPSVRLAV, translated from the coding sequence ATGCCTAAAGTAAGTAAGCGGTTGAAGTCCGCTAATAAGAAGCGGCCGGCCGACGCGCTGCCGCTCAGCGAAGCGGTCGCGACTCTGAAGAGCTTCGACGCCGCGAAGTTCGACCAGTCGGTCGAGGTGGCGATGCGTCTAGGCGTCGACCACACGCAAGCGGATCAGATTGTCCGCGGCTCGATCGTGCTGCCTAACGGCATCGGCAAGGTTCAGCGGATCGTCGTGTTCGCGAAGGGTCCCGCCGCGAAAGCGGCCGAGGCAGCCGGCGCCGACCATGTCGGTGATGACGAGCTAGCGAAGAGGATCATGGACGGCTGGACGGACTTCGACGTCTGTATCGCCACCCCCGACATGATGAAGACCATCAGCCCGCTGGGTCGGGTGCTTGGCCCGCGTGGCTTGATGCCATCGCCCCGTGCCGGAACGGTGACGCCCGATCCGGCCACCGTTGTTAATGAATACAAGGCCGGTAAGGTCGAGTTCCGCAATGACAAGGGCGGGAACGTCCAGGCGATTGTCGGCAAGCTGAGTTTCGACAACGACAAGCTCGCCGCCAACATCGCCGCCTTCGTCGATAAGGTCGTCGCCATGAAGCCGTCGGCGGTAAAGGGCATCTACGTCAAGAGTGTTTACATCTCGGCGACGATGAGCCCCAGCGTTCGTCTGGCGGTGTAA
- the rplK gene encoding 50S ribosomal protein L11 → MAKQLVGQAKFQIPGGQATPAPPVGTALGKYGVNLGQFVQAFNDATREANGMMIPVVVSVYNDRSFEFITKSPPAAVLLKKTAGLAKGSGVPNKTKVGKVTQAQLEDIAKMKMNDLNARDLEHASRMIAGTARSMGLVVEG, encoded by the coding sequence ATGGCGAAGCAATTAGTCGGACAAGCGAAGTTCCAGATCCCGGGCGGGCAGGCCACGCCGGCGCCGCCGGTTGGTACGGCGCTCGGTAAGTACGGCGTGAACCTCGGCCAGTTCGTGCAGGCGTTCAACGACGCCACGCGCGAAGCAAACGGGATGATGATCCCGGTCGTGGTGAGCGTTTACAACGACCGCTCGTTCGAGTTTATCACCAAGAGCCCCCCCGCAGCCGTGCTGCTGAAGAAGACGGCCGGCTTGGCCAAGGGGTCCGGCGTGCCGAACAAGACCAAGGTCGGCAAGGTGACCCAGGCCCAGCTGGAAGACATCGCCAAGATGAAGATGAACGACCTCAACGCCCGCGACCTGGAGCACGCGTCGCGGATGATTGCCGGCACGGCCCGCAGTATGGGGCTTGTGGTCGAGGGCTAA
- the nusG gene encoding transcription termination/antitermination protein NusG — translation MSDETLPTDSKQPEAVDETSAAADGGLPDADAVDTTPVEEAAPDEAALAKAALIRELDELEAQMDDDEPVEESPAGPIEELGAGEFDEDIQLEWYILKVQSNRERTASDALRRKVAIEGIDRYFGEIIVPTEKVTEFKSGKKKTVERKIWPGYIAVQMHVNDDTWFAIRETSGIGDFTGAAGKPIPMSPADIAKILPKDEGEQGEDDAPKLNIKFAEGDKVKVIDGNFENFEGDVDTIDQQSGKITVMISIFGRSTPVELEYWQVEKL, via the coding sequence TTGAGCGACGAAACGCTACCTACCGACTCCAAGCAGCCCGAAGCCGTGGACGAAACGTCCGCTGCCGCTGATGGCGGCTTGCCGGATGCCGATGCGGTCGACACGACGCCCGTTGAAGAGGCGGCCCCGGACGAAGCGGCCCTGGCGAAGGCGGCGTTGATCCGCGAGCTCGACGAGCTCGAGGCCCAGATGGACGACGACGAGCCTGTCGAGGAGTCCCCCGCCGGGCCCATCGAGGAGCTCGGCGCCGGCGAGTTCGACGAGGATATCCAGCTTGAGTGGTACATCCTCAAGGTGCAGAGCAACCGCGAGCGGACCGCGTCGGACGCGCTAAGGCGCAAGGTGGCCATCGAGGGGATCGACCGCTATTTCGGCGAGATCATCGTCCCGACCGAGAAGGTCACGGAGTTCAAGAGCGGCAAGAAGAAGACCGTCGAACGAAAGATCTGGCCGGGCTATATCGCCGTCCAGATGCACGTCAACGACGACACGTGGTTCGCGATCCGCGAGACGTCGGGCATCGGTGACTTCACGGGGGCGGCCGGCAAGCCGATCCCAATGAGCCCGGCCGACATCGCTAAGATCCTGCCCAAGGACGAGGGCGAGCAGGGCGAAGACGACGCGCCAAAGCTGAACATCAAGTTCGCCGAAGGCGACAAGGTGAAGGTCATCGACGGAAACTTCGAGAACTTCGAGGGCGACGTCGACACGATCGATCAGCAGAGTGGCAAGATCACGGTAATGATCAGCATTTTCGGCCGTTCGACGCCCGTCGAACTGGAATACTGGCAGGTAGAAAAGCTTTAG
- the secE gene encoding preprotein translocase subunit SecE — MTAYLQELFQLRLFKPKQGRYARQWTLIAIGVVLASGAWSLRNWLEGEGFGDNVSIGVPLAFLAVTGWAAFRLIQFPKFAEFLIAVEAEMGKVSWPTQNELFKASGVVIFVIFGLAALLFLYDWILKWVLSGQMLTDIAGLFG; from the coding sequence GTGACCGCTTACCTCCAAGAACTGTTCCAGCTCAGGCTCTTCAAGCCGAAGCAAGGGCGCTACGCCCGGCAGTGGACGTTGATCGCAATCGGCGTCGTGCTGGCGTCAGGCGCCTGGTCGCTGCGGAATTGGCTTGAAGGAGAGGGGTTCGGCGACAACGTATCGATCGGCGTCCCCTTGGCCTTCCTGGCCGTTACGGGCTGGGCGGCGTTCCGCTTGATCCAGTTCCCCAAGTTCGCCGAGTTCCTCATCGCCGTCGAGGCGGAGATGGGCAAGGTGAGCTGGCCGACTCAGAATGAGTTGTTCAAGGCGTCGGGCGTTGTGATCTTCGTGATCTTCGGCCTAGCGGCGCTGCTGTTTCTGTACGACTGGATCCTGAAGTGGGTGCTGTCGGGGCAGATGCTTACGGATATCGCCGGTCTGTTCGGTTGA
- the tuf gene encoding elongation factor Tu, producing MAKDTFARTKPHVNVGTIGHIDHGKTTTTGAIVAVQAAKGLAKFKSYADIAKGGTVRDATKTVTIAAAHVEYETPNRHYAHIDCPGHADFIKNMITGAAQMDGAILVVSAPDGPMPQTREHILLARQVGVPKIVVYLNKCDLVDDEELLELVELEIRELLTKYDFPGDDVPLIRGNSKRAYENPDDPEAQKCITELMEAIDSYIPEPVREVDKPFLMAIEDVFSIEGRGTVATGRIERGTVKVGEEVEIVGLAEAPTKTTVTGVEAFNKTMDQGQAGDNVGCLLRGVKREDIQRGQCLAKTGSIKPHTKFEGEVYILSKEEGGRHTPFFSGYRPQFYFRTTDVTGTANLAGDAEMCMPGDNAKLVVELSKPIAMDEGARFAIREGGKTVGSGIVTKIIE from the coding sequence ATGGCCAAGGACACCTTCGCGCGGACAAAACCGCACGTCAACGTCGGCACGATCGGTCACATCGATCACGGCAAGACCACGACCACCGGCGCCATCGTCGCTGTGCAGGCGGCCAAGGGGCTTGCCAAGTTCAAGTCGTACGCCGATATCGCCAAGGGCGGTACGGTCCGTGACGCCACCAAGACCGTGACGATCGCGGCGGCCCACGTCGAGTACGAGACCCCCAATCGGCACTACGCCCACATCGACTGCCCGGGCCACGCCGACTTCATTAAGAACATGATCACCGGCGCCGCCCAGATGGACGGCGCGATCTTGGTCGTGTCGGCTCCGGACGGCCCGATGCCGCAGACTCGTGAGCACATCCTGCTCGCCCGTCAGGTCGGCGTGCCCAAGATCGTTGTCTATCTCAACAAGTGCGACCTCGTCGATGACGAGGAGTTGCTGGAGCTGGTCGAGCTCGAGATCCGCGAGCTGTTGACCAAGTACGACTTCCCCGGCGACGACGTCCCGCTGATCCGCGGCAACTCGAAGCGTGCCTACGAGAACCCGGACGACCCCGAGGCGCAGAAGTGCATCACCGAGCTGATGGAAGCGATCGACTCGTACATCCCCGAACCGGTTCGTGAAGTCGACAAGCCGTTCCTGATGGCGATCGAAGACGTCTTCTCGATCGAAGGTCGTGGCACCGTCGCCACCGGCCGTATCGAGCGCGGCACGGTCAAGGTTGGTGAGGAAGTCGAGATCGTCGGTCTGGCCGAGGCCCCGACCAAAACGACCGTCACCGGCGTCGAAGCCTTCAATAAGACGATGGATCAGGGTCAGGCGGGCGACAACGTCGGTTGCCTCCTCCGTGGCGTCAAGCGTGAGGACATCCAACGCGGTCAGTGCTTGGCCAAGACCGGCTCGATCAAGCCGCACACCAAGTTCGAGGGCGAGGTTTACATCCTCAGCAAGGAAGAAGGCGGCCGTCACACGCCGTTCTTCAGCGGATATCGCCCGCAGTTCTACTTCCGGACGACCGACGTCACCGGCACCGCCAACCTGGCGGGCGACGCCGAGATGTGCATGCCTGGCGACAACGCCAAGCTGGTGGTCGAGCTGTCCAAGCCGATCGCGATGGACGAAGGCGCCCGTTTCGCTATCCGTGAGGGTGGCAAGACGGTCGGTTCGGGCATCGTGACGAAGATTATCGAGTAG
- a CDS encoding sigma-70 family RNA polymerase sigma factor codes for MQRTYRIDAIEEIRRQQIRRSSVDERLRHLEEVERAVAELDPSRDYAVDRVVNRIGCRGWVRPDRDKAPGIDLIHDLRLLVEDLSDSVDLPADAVGEQVLTVEDLAKQFNVSTKTIARWREAGLVSRRLVFDGRKRVGFLRSSVDRFVRANQERVERGARFRQLTVEERAELIDHARRLADEGHSRPEAIRLLVDRTGRTADTVRATLATHEEKEAIFAETGGVLTDRQKEQILDEHRSGISVEKLMKRYARSKTTIYRLVAEARYERIQRLPLDFIANDRFRRRGADAACLGPMPEAETTPRKVRRPSDLPAYLASLYEVPLLTREQEAHLFRKYNYLKFKAARLRDTLNAERPQTAVMDEIEDLYAQAVEVKNYLSRANLRLVVSIAKKRMTPNQSFFELVSDGNVSLMKAIEKFDFARGNKFSTYATWAIVKNYARTIPGEYKHQDRFRTSYDELFDATEEHRANPVLREAAQADRVEKIRKILRRLDDREQQIVIRRFGLDHNREPLTLKEVGAEMGVTKERVRQIEARALTKLRKAAAEDRIALEL; via the coding sequence ATGCAACGCACCTATCGCATCGACGCTATCGAGGAGATTCGCCGGCAGCAAATCCGCCGGTCGAGTGTGGATGAGCGTCTGCGCCACCTCGAAGAGGTCGAGCGCGCCGTGGCGGAGCTCGATCCATCCCGCGACTACGCCGTCGATCGTGTGGTAAACCGCATCGGATGCCGCGGTTGGGTCCGTCCCGACCGCGACAAGGCGCCGGGGATCGACCTGATCCACGACCTCCGCCTGTTGGTGGAGGACCTCAGCGACTCGGTCGATCTGCCCGCCGACGCCGTCGGCGAGCAGGTGCTCACCGTCGAGGACCTCGCCAAGCAGTTCAACGTTTCGACCAAGACGATCGCCCGCTGGCGTGAGGCCGGCCTCGTGAGCCGTAGGCTGGTGTTCGACGGCCGGAAGCGCGTTGGCTTCTTGCGGAGCAGTGTCGATCGGTTCGTCCGCGCCAATCAGGAGCGGGTCGAGCGCGGCGCGCGGTTCCGCCAGCTCACCGTCGAAGAGCGGGCCGAGCTGATCGACCACGCCCGCCGTCTGGCGGACGAGGGCCACAGCCGTCCCGAGGCGATCCGTCTGCTGGTGGACCGCACCGGCCGCACGGCGGACACCGTGCGGGCGACCCTGGCGACCCACGAGGAGAAAGAGGCGATCTTTGCCGAGACCGGCGGTGTGCTGACCGACCGGCAGAAGGAGCAGATCCTCGACGAGCACCGCAGTGGAATCTCGGTCGAGAAGCTGATGAAACGCTACGCCCGCTCGAAGACCACGATCTATCGCCTGGTGGCCGAGGCCCGTTACGAGCGGATCCAGCGGCTGCCGCTGGACTTCATCGCCAACGACCGCTTCCGCCGTCGCGGCGCCGACGCGGCCTGCCTGGGCCCGATGCCTGAGGCCGAGACGACCCCGCGGAAGGTCCGCCGCCCGAGCGACTTGCCGGCCTACTTGGCGAGCCTGTACGAGGTCCCGCTGCTCACCCGTGAGCAAGAGGCCCACCTGTTCCGCAAGTACAACTACCTCAAGTTCAAGGCCGCGCGGCTCCGTGACACGCTCAACGCCGAGCGTCCGCAGACGGCCGTGATGGACGAGATCGAGGACCTGTACGCCCAAGCGGTCGAGGTGAAGAACTACCTGTCGCGGGCCAACCTGCGGCTGGTGGTGTCGATCGCCAAGAAGCGGATGACCCCCAATCAGAGCTTCTTCGAGCTGGTCAGCGACGGCAACGTCTCGCTGATGAAGGCGATCGAGAAGTTCGACTTCGCCCGTGGCAACAAGTTCAGCACGTACGCCACCTGGGCGATCGTAAAGAACTACGCCCGGACGATTCCCGGTGAATACAAGCACCAGGACCGGTTCCGGACCAGCTACGACGAACTGTTCGACGCCACCGAAGAGCACCGGGCGAACCCCGTGCTGCGCGAGGCGGCCCAGGCCGACCGGGTGGAAAAGATCCGCAAGATCCTCCGCCGGCTGGACGACCGCGAGCAGCAGATCGTGATCCGCCGCTTCGGCCTCGACCACAACCGCGAGCCGCTGACGCTCAAGGAAGTGGGCGCCGAGATGGGGGTCACCAAGGAGCGGGTCCGGCAGATCGAGGCCCGGGCGTTGACGAAGCTGCGGAAAGCCGCAGCCGAGGATCGGATCGCGCTGGAGCTCTAG
- the glgC gene encoding glucose-1-phosphate adenylyltransferase: MKDVLAVVLAGGKGARLEPLTRDRAKPAVPFAGNYRIVDFTLSNCLNSGMRRILVLTQYKAMSLDRHINLGWRDYFCRELGEFVDVVPPQQRIDEQWYQGTADAVYQNIYTLEKERPSHVVILAGDHIYKMDYGKLVQYHEQQKADLTIAALTVSKAEATAFGVMQVDTDQRIIGFEEKPQNPKTVPGDPDNCLASMGIYVFNAAFLFDELCRDATLPESAHDFGKNIIPSIIDTRRVFAFPFRDENQGEQAYWRDVGTIDSYYEANMELTNVEPQLNLYDDRWPIRTHQPNLPPAKTVFAQEEGNDGVRRGEALDSIVCQGAILSGGVARKCVIGPSSRINSYAHVEESILMSRVNIGRRCRIRRAIIDKGVHVPEGTEIGYDHEADRARGFTISPGGIVVIAKADGVLPMG; the protein is encoded by the coding sequence ATGAAGGACGTTTTGGCGGTGGTGTTGGCGGGCGGTAAAGGCGCGCGGCTCGAGCCCCTGACGCGCGACCGGGCCAAGCCGGCCGTGCCCTTTGCCGGCAACTACCGGATCGTCGATTTCACGCTTTCCAACTGCCTCAACAGCGGGATGCGCCGCATCCTTGTGTTGACGCAGTACAAGGCGATGAGCCTCGATCGGCACATCAACCTCGGCTGGCGCGACTACTTCTGCCGCGAGCTGGGCGAGTTCGTCGATGTCGTGCCGCCGCAGCAGCGGATCGACGAGCAGTGGTACCAGGGGACCGCCGACGCGGTGTACCAGAACATCTACACGCTCGAGAAAGAGCGGCCGAGCCATGTCGTGATCCTCGCCGGCGACCACATCTACAAGATGGACTACGGCAAGCTCGTGCAGTACCACGAGCAACAGAAGGCCGACCTGACGATCGCCGCGCTGACGGTGAGCAAAGCCGAGGCGACCGCCTTCGGCGTGATGCAGGTCGATACCGACCAGCGGATCATCGGCTTCGAGGAAAAGCCCCAGAACCCCAAGACGGTGCCCGGCGATCCGGACAACTGCTTGGCTTCGATGGGCATCTATGTGTTCAACGCGGCGTTCCTCTTCGACGAACTGTGCCGCGACGCGACGTTGCCCGAAAGCGCCCACGACTTCGGCAAGAACATCATCCCGTCGATCATTGACACGCGGCGGGTGTTCGCGTTCCCGTTCCGCGACGAGAACCAAGGGGAGCAGGCCTACTGGCGTGACGTCGGCACGATCGACTCGTACTACGAGGCGAACATGGAGCTGACCAACGTCGAACCGCAGCTCAACCTGTACGACGACCGCTGGCCGATCCGCACGCACCAGCCCAACTTGCCGCCCGCGAAGACCGTCTTCGCGCAGGAGGAGGGCAATGACGGCGTCCGCCGCGGCGAGGCGCTCGACAGCATCGTCTGTCAGGGAGCGATTCTCTCGGGCGGCGTGGCGCGCAAGTGTGTGATCGGGCCTAGTTCTAGGATCAACAGCTACGCCCACGTCGAAGAGTCAATCCTCATGTCGCGCGTCAACATCGGCCGGCGCTGCCGGATCCGCCGCGCGATCATCGACAAGGGCGTGCACGTGCCCGAAGGAACAGAGATCGGCTACGACCACGAAGCCGACCGCGCGCGGGGCTTCACGATCTCGCCCGGGGGGATCGTGGTGATCGCCAAGGCGGACGGCGTGCTGCCGATGGGCTGA
- a CDS encoding glycosyltransferase — translation MSHVLHVIHDLDHSGAATQLRLLTAAAVARGEDVAVASLRRPGPQGERFVAAGVPVIWTAKRFRLDPFAVEALRRLVERRGAGGGLITWDHDSAPLGRILKRLKGAWWAHVHRGGAPPKLTGVDAVIAADLIAAQSAKAVTSAPVTIAPNAYDPSLVPMGDTEKLAARARLRAAGWDIADGAPVVVCVTRIDDAVATKELAWASDLVRVMRPGLRLLVAGDGAGRLACERFAVKAVERGTVEWLGPCDALATLYAAADVVWVGRGAGATPTPAVEAMAAGKPVVMADGPGRETLLPQDTPPAPPVCRIAWNDRPGWAKATMRLLAEPALAAEIGAANAQRVRGSHDVGHTIEAWRAALAMGSRS, via the coding sequence GTGTCCCACGTGCTGCATGTCATCCACGACCTCGACCATAGCGGCGCCGCGACACAATTGCGGCTGTTGACGGCGGCGGCCGTGGCGCGGGGCGAGGACGTGGCCGTGGCGTCGCTACGACGGCCGGGACCGCAGGGCGAGCGGTTCGTCGCGGCGGGGGTTCCAGTCATCTGGACGGCCAAGCGATTCCGCCTGGACCCCTTCGCTGTTGAGGCCCTCAGGAGGCTCGTAGAGCGTCGCGGCGCTGGGGGGGGTCTGATTACCTGGGACCACGATTCGGCGCCGCTAGGACGCATCCTGAAGCGTCTGAAGGGGGCCTGGTGGGCACATGTCCATCGCGGAGGGGCGCCGCCGAAATTGACCGGCGTGGACGCCGTCATCGCCGCCGACCTAATCGCCGCGCAGTCGGCGAAAGCCGTGACCTCGGCGCCGGTCACGATCGCGCCGAACGCCTACGACCCGTCACTCGTGCCGATGGGGGACACCGAGAAGCTCGCCGCGCGGGCGCGGCTGCGGGCGGCGGGCTGGGACATCGCCGATGGGGCGCCGGTGGTGGTCTGCGTGACGCGGATCGACGACGCCGTCGCCACGAAGGAGCTGGCCTGGGCGAGCGACTTGGTGCGGGTGATGCGGCCGGGGTTGCGGCTGCTGGTCGCGGGCGACGGGGCCGGGCGGCTGGCGTGCGAGCGCTTCGCCGTTAAGGCGGTCGAGCGCGGCACGGTCGAGTGGCTCGGCCCGTGCGACGCCTTGGCGACGCTCTACGCCGCCGCGGACGTGGTCTGGGTCGGCCGCGGCGCCGGGGCGACGCCGACGCCGGCGGTCGAGGCGATGGCCGCCGGCAAGCCCGTCGTCATGGCCGACGGGCCGGGGCGCGAGACCCTGCTGCCACAAGACACCCCGCCAGCGCCGCCGGTCTGCCGGATCGCCTGGAACGACCGGCCCGGGTGGGCGAAAGCGACGATGCGTTTGCTGGCGGAGCCGGCGTTAGCGGCAGAGATCGGCGCCGCCAACGCGCAGCGAGTGCGCGGGTCGCACGACGTTGGGCACACGATCGAAGCCTGGCGCGCCGCGCTGGCGATGGGAAGCCGTTCGTGA
- a CDS encoding superoxide dismutase: MAPGRAFAQQPGASGFTLPELPYGYDALEPVIDKQTMTIHHTKHHQGYVDKLNAALEGHDDLKGKSVEELLSDLDALPESIRTAVRNNGGGHANHSLFWTVMRPAGGATKPNGKLATAIDATFGSLDKFKEKFASAAGGQFGSGWAWLVADGGKLEVLSTPNQDSPISQGKQPILGLDVWEHAYYLKYQNRRPEYVAEWWKVVNWDEISKRVS, from the coding sequence ATGGCGCCCGGTCGGGCCTTCGCTCAGCAGCCGGGGGCGTCGGGCTTCACGCTGCCGGAGTTGCCGTACGGGTACGACGCGTTGGAGCCGGTCATCGACAAGCAGACGATGACGATCCATCACACCAAGCACCACCAGGGCTACGTCGATAAGCTCAACGCCGCGCTCGAGGGACACGATGACCTCAAGGGGAAGAGCGTCGAAGAGCTGCTGTCGGACCTCGACGCGCTCCCCGAGTCGATCCGCACCGCGGTCCGCAACAACGGCGGCGGGCACGCCAACCACTCGCTCTTCTGGACCGTGATGCGTCCCGCCGGCGGCGCCACGAAGCCCAACGGTAAGCTCGCCACGGCGATCGACGCGACGTTCGGATCGCTCGACAAGTTCAAGGAGAAGTTCGCCTCCGCGGCTGGCGGGCAGTTCGGCAGCGGTTGGGCGTGGCTCGTGGCGGATGGCGGCAAGCTTGAGGTCCTCTCGACCCCCAACCAAGACTCGCCGATCTCGCAGGGCAAGCAGCCGATCCTCGGACTCGACGTGTGGGAGCACGCCTATTATCTGAAGTACCAGAACCGCCGGCCGGAGTACGTCGCCGAGTGGTGGAAGGTCGTCAACTGGGACGAGATTTCAAAGCGCGTTAGCTGA